The following is a genomic window from Candidatus Dependentiae bacterium.
AGAGTGCTAGGGGTGTGTTGAGCAGGGTGACAAGACTATCTTTATGTTCGATCACGCAATAGATTTCTTTATTATTGTTGGCAGCCACCAAACAGCTTCGCACTAACGTCTCCAGCCAATCAGCGTCGCCCATCCTTGCAGGCATAATATTACGTAACGTAACAAAGTTTTTTTGCAACACATCTTGATGAAATAAGATAAATAACATAACGGCAATAGGTGCGGTTATAAATAAAAGATAGGTCACTGTGGGCAGCTGTAGGTAGTAGGAGCCGAGCAGTATGCCGCAGTAGCCATAGAAATTAAATAAAAGATTTTTTTGCTTGTCTTGTTTCAGCCACAGTGAAAAATAATAGATGAGTGTTGAGAATAATATAATCTCAGCCGCATTGCGCCAGCCAAAAAAAATGTTGGCGGGCATGAAGGTAGAAAGTAGAGAATGCCAAGACATACAGAACTCCTATGTTTATCCCCAGAAAACCCCATGTCTTTCCAAGACTGGGATGAATGGGCTAAAGCCTTTTTTCCGGGGTCCCCTAAACCACGGCTATTAAGCCGTGTGAGGGGTAAATTAAAATCTTTCGCCACTAGCTTAACTCGGTATCGTGGCAAGTATCAAGAACTTGTATACTTGTGATCGTGGTAGGGTGGTGATAGACTAATGGGATCGCACGAAGTACATGATTGTTTTATTCAAGAAAGCAGGTATAATGACGCAAAAAAAAGTTATATTAACGGGTGATCGGCCAACGGGTCCTTTGCATCTTGGCCATTATGTTGGCTCATTGATTAACAGAGTTGCTTTGCAAGATACGCACGAACAATTTATTATTTTGGCAGATCTTCAAGCAATGACCGATCATTATGAAAATCCTAAAAAAGTTCGCGATAATGTGCTGCAAGTCGCCCTTGATTATTTATCGGTTGGCATCGATCCAACTAAATCTACCATTTTTATTCAGTCGATGATTCCACAAATTTCAGAGTTGGCGATTCTGTATTTAAACCTTGTTTCGGTCAACAGGCTGAAGCGTAATCCAACGGTAAAAACAGAAATTAAACAAAAGAATTTTGGCGACCATATTCCGGCAGGTTTTTTAATGTATCCCGTGCATCAGGCTGCTGACATTACTATTGTAAAAGGTAACATCATTCCGGTAGGGGACGATCAACTACCAATGATAGAGCAGACCAATGAAATTGTACGCGCCTTTAATCGCATTTATAAAACTGATACCTTAGTCGAAGCTGAGCCGTTGATTGCTGCCACACCACGCTTGCCAGGCATTGATGGCAAAGCAAAGATGAGTAAATCATTAGGCAATGCTATTTATTTATCAGATTCTGCTGATGTGGTAACAAAAAAAGTTATGAGTATGTACACCGATCCTGACCATCTTCGCGTGGAAGATCCAGGTAAAGTAGAAGGCAACATGGTCTTCACCTATCTTGATGTTTTTGATACGGATAAAAACGAAGTTGCGGCATTGAAGGCGCAGTATCAAAAAGGTGGCTTAGGCGATGTTAAGCTTAAGCGTCGTTTGGTTGAAATTCTCAATGGATTTTTGGATCCTATTAGAAAGCAACGTTCAGAGTGGGAAAAAGATCCAGCTCATGTGATGCAGATTTTGTTTGATGGTACGGCAAAAACATATGATGTCGCATCAAACACTATGCGTGAAGTGCGTCATGCAATAGGTCTTGATTATAAATAAGAAAAATGAAGAGTAATAGTAAGTACATACTAAGGAGAATATGATGGCAAAACAATGTTTTTTAAAAGGATGCAATCAAGGTGCACGTGGGGACACAAAATCAATGGTGACTGTTGTCATTGTTGGATTACTTGCCGTAATGTTGGTATTGAACTTTTGGTATCGTCCTGTTGGACATACTGCTACGTCAATTAATAAAGATCTGATTACCTTGGTTGATATTTTTACTCGTATTGATAAACGTTG
Proteins encoded in this region:
- the trpS gene encoding tryptophan--tRNA ligase → MTQKKVILTGDRPTGPLHLGHYVGSLINRVALQDTHEQFIILADLQAMTDHYENPKKVRDNVLQVALDYLSVGIDPTKSTIFIQSMIPQISELAILYLNLVSVNRLKRNPTVKTEIKQKNFGDHIPAGFLMYPVHQAADITIVKGNIIPVGDDQLPMIEQTNEIVRAFNRIYKTDTLVEAEPLIAATPRLPGIDGKAKMSKSLGNAIYLSDSADVVTKKVMSMYTDPDHLRVEDPGKVEGNMVFTYLDVFDTDKNEVAALKAQYQKGGLGDVKLKRRLVEILNGFLDPIRKQRSEWEKDPAHVMQILFDGTAKTYDVASNTMREVRHAIGLDYK